In Juglans regia cultivar Chandler chromosome 13, Walnut 2.0, whole genome shotgun sequence, the following proteins share a genomic window:
- the LOC108997404 gene encoding monosaccharide-sensing protein 2-like — MSGAVLVAVAAAVGNLLQGWDNATIAGAVLYIKREFKLESEPTVEGLIVAMSLIGATLITTCSGALADSIGRRPLLIISSVLYFVSGLVMLWSPNVYVLLFARLLDGFGIGLSVTLVPVYISETAPPEIRGSLNTLPQFTGSGGMFLSYCMVFGMSLMKSPSWRLMLGIISVPSLVYFALTILFLPESPRWLVSKGRMLEAKHVLQRLRGREDVSGEMALLVEGLGVGGETSLEEYIIGQDNELVDDQDQIKIYAPEEGLSWIAKPVTGQSTLGLVSRRGSMASRSGLVDPLVTLFGSVHEKLPDTGSMRSMLFPHFGSMFSVGGNQPRQEEWDEESLAREGEEYASDAVAGDSDDNLQSPLISRQTTSLDKDLGPAPHGSLSSMRHGGLVQGNTGDSMGIGGGWQLAWKWSEREGKDGKKEGGFKRIYLHQEGVPASQRGSLVSVPGGDAATEAEFIHAAALVSQPALYSSELLHQQPVGPAMVHPSETAAKGPSWSDLFEPGVKHALVVGVGIQILQQFSGINGVLYYTPQILEQAGVGVLLSNIGISSASASLLISALTTLLMLPCIAVAMRLMDISGRRSLLLSTIPVLILSLVILVIGSLVDMGSVANASISTVSVVLYFCCFVMGFGPVPNILCAEIFPTRVRGLCIAICALAFWIGDIIVTYTLPVMLKSIGLAGVFGMYAVVCLISWVFVFMKVPETKGMPLEVITEFFSLGAKEAAAS, encoded by the exons ATGAGTGGAGCCGTGCTTGTGGCTGTTGCTGCTGCGGTTGGTAATTTGTTGCAAGGATGGGATAATGCGACTATCGCTG GGGCTGTTTTGTACATAAAGAGGGAATTCAAATTAGAGAGTGAACCCACTGTAGAAGGGTTAATTGTGGCGATGTCACTTATTGGAGCCACTTTGATTACAACTTGCTCTGGAGCCCTAGCAGACTCGATAGGCCGCCGTCCTCTGCTGATAATCTCATCTGTCCTTTATTTTGTTAGTGGTCTTGTAATGCTGTGGTCTCCCAATGTTTATGTCCTATTATTTGCTAGGCTTCTAGATGGATTTGGAATTGGTTTGTCTGTTACTTTAGTTCCTGTTTATATATCGGAGACAGCACCACCTGAAATAAGGGGATCACTGAATACGCTTCCCCAATTCACTGGTTCTGGGGGAATGTTTTTGTCGTATTGCATGGTTTTTGGGATGTCTTTGATGAAATCCCCTAGCTGGAGGTTGATGCTGGGGATTATTTCTGTTCCTTCTCTTGTTTATTTTGCATTGACAATATTATTCTTGCCCGAGTCTCCACGGTGGCTTGTTAGTAAAGGGCGGATGCTTGAGGCCAAGCATGTTTTGCAGAGGCTGCGTGGCAGAGAAGATGTCTCTG GTGAGATGGCTTTACTAGTTGAGGGTCTTGGAGTTGGGGGTGAAACATCTTTAGAGGAGTACATAATTGGCCAGGACAATGAGCTCGTGGATGACCAGGATCAAATTAAGATATATGCCCCGGAAGAGGGTCTTTCCTGGATTGCCAAACCTGTCACTGGACAGAGTACTCTAGGCCTTGTGTCTCGGCGTGGAAGCATGGCAAGTCGGAGTGGGCTTGTAGATCCTCTTGTCACCCTCTTTGGCAGTGTCCATGAGAAGCTCCCTGATACCGGAAGCATGCGAAGCATGCTTTTTCCACACTTTGGCAGCATGTTTAGCGTGGGAGGAAATCAACCTAGACAGGAAGAGTGGGATGAGGAGAGTCTTGCCAGAGAGGGTGAGGAGTATGCATCTGATGCTGTTGCTGGTGATTCTGATGATAATTTGCAGAGTCCACTGATCTCACGTCAGACAACGAGCCTTGACAAGGACTTGGGCCCAGCTCCCCATGGCAGCCTTTCAAGCATGAGGCATGGCGGTCTTGTGCAAGGAAACACTGGAGATAGCATGGGGATTGGTGGTGGTTGGCAGCTCGCATGGAAATGGTCTGAGAGAGAAGGGAAAGATGGCAAGAAGGAAGGGggttttaaaagaatttatttacaCCAAGAGGGTGTACCTGCATCTCAGCGTGGGTCTCTAGTTTCTGTTCCTGGTGGTGATGCAGCAACAGAGGCTGAGTTCATCCATGCCGCTGCTTTGGTGAGTCAACCTGCTCTTTATTCCTCTGAGCTTTTGCATCAGCAGCCAGTTGGACCAGCTATGGTTCACCCATCAGAAACTGCTGCAAAAGGACCAAGTTGGAGTGATCTTTTTGAACCAGGAGTGAAACACGCATTGGTTGTTGGGGTGGGAATTCAAATACTTCAGCAG TTCTCTGGAATAAATGGGGTTCTATACTACACACCTCAAATTCTTGAGCAGGCAGGTGTTGGAGTTCTTCTTTCAAACATAGGCATCAGTTCGGCTTCTGCATCTCTGCTCATTAGTGCACTAACGACTTTGTTGATGCTTCCTTGTATAGCTGTTGCCATGAGGCTCATGGATATATCTGGCAggag GAGTTTGCTTCTCAGCACGATCCCTGTATTGATATTATCTCTCGTAATCTTAGTCATTGGAAGCCTTGTGGATATGGGAAGTGTCGCGAATGCATCAATCTCAACTGTGAGTGTTGTGCTTTACTTCTGCTGCTTTGTCATGGGGTTTGGACCAGTCCCCAACATACTCTGTGCAGAAATCTTCCCCACCCGAGTTCGAGGCCTCTGCATTGCCATATGTGCCCTCGCATTTTGGATAGGTGACATCATTGTCACCTACACACTCCCAGTGATGCTCAAATCCATTGGCCTTGCTGGTGTTTTTGGCATGTATGCAGTTGTGTGCCTCATATCGTGGGTGTTTGTTTTCATGAAAGTCCCAGAAACCAAGGGCATGCCCCTTGAAGTGATTACTGAGTTCTTCTCCCTTGGTGCGAAGGAGGCTGCAGCCAGCTAG
- the LOC108997474 gene encoding homoserine kinase-like, whose amino-acid sequence MAICYQPPVKPICVRPSTTFSSASKSPSLRCNFSLPFTTQIREPEPILVSVKAFAPATVANLGPGFDFLGCAVDGLGDFVSISVDPNVHPGQISISHVFGDASSKLSKNPNWNCAGIAAIEVMKMLGIRSVGLSLSLEKGLPLGSGLGSSAASAAASAVAVNEIFGGRLGPEELVLAGLKSEEKVSGYHADNVAPAIMGGFVLVRNYEPLELMRLNFPAEKDLFFVLVSPDFEAPTKKMRAALPGEIGMAHHVWNCSQAGALVASVLQGDLVGLGKALSADKIVEPRRAPLIPGMEAVKKAAIEAGAFGCTISGAGPTAVAVIDSEEMGKRIAESMVEAFWRVGNLKAVKAVKKLDRVGARLVS is encoded by the coding sequence ATGGCCATTTGCTACCAGCctccggtgaagcccatctGTGTTCGACCTTCGACCACTTTCTCCTCCGCCTCCAAATCCCCGTCTTTACGCTGCAACTTCTCTCTGCCCTTCACAACCCAAATACGGGAACCCGAACCGATATTGGTCTCCGTCAAGGCTTTCGCACCGGCTACCGTCGCTAACCTAGGACCCGGTTTCGACTTCCTCGGCTGCGCCGTGGATGGCCTCGGAGACTTCGTGTCAATCTCTGTCGACCCCAACGTCCACCCGGGACAGATCTCCATTTCCCACGTCTTCGGTGACGCCTCCTCTAAGCTCAGCAAGAATCCTAACTGGAACTGCGCCGGCATTGCTGCCATCGAGGTCATGAAGATGCTCGGCATCCGATCAGTCGGTCTTTCCCTCTCCCTTGAGAAAGGCCTGCCATTGGGCAGCGGCCTAGGCTCCAGCGCCGCCAGCGCTGCCGCCTCCGCTGTAGCAGTCAACGAGATCTTCGGCGGGAGACTCGGACCCGAAGAGCTCGTCCTAGCTGGGTTGAAGTCGGAGGAGAAGGTATCGGGTTACCACGCGGACAACGTGGCCCCGGCGATCATGGGCGGCTTCGTTCTGGTCCGCAACTACGAGCCACTGGAGCTTATGAGACTCAACTTCCCGGCCGAAAAAGATCTCTTCTTTGTTCTCGTGAGCCCGGATTTCGAGGCACCCACGAAGAAAATGCGGGCGGCTTTGCCTGGTGAGATTGGGATGGCGCACCACGTTTGGAATTGTAGCCAGGCCGGGGCGCTGGTGGCTTCGGTCTTGCAGGGGGACTTGGTGGGATTGGGAAAAGCTTTGTCGGCGGATAAGATTGTGGAGCCGAGGCGGGCGCCATTGATTCCCGGCATGGAAGCGGTGAAGAAGGCGGCCATTGAGGCCGGAGCGTTCGGTTGTACGATTAGCGGGGCAGGGCCAACGGCAGTGGCGGTCATAGATAGTGAGGAGATGGGGAAGAGGATTGCGGAGAGCATGGTGGAGGCGTTTTGGAGAGTGGGGAATTTGAAGGCGGTAAAGGCAGTAAAGAAGCTTGATAGGGTGGGTGCCAGGCTTGTTTCATGA